The genomic DNA CGTTTCATTACTTGATCCCCGGCATGGTGGTGTTCGTGGAACTCAGGATGCGCAGGTTCGTATCCTGACGCTGCTCGGCGATCAGCCGTTGCTCGGCCTGCTGCAGCATGGCCACCATTTGCAGCTTGGTCGCCTCGTTGTCGATCGCGGCCTGCTCGGCCTGAATACGCGCCTGCAGCTCGGCGATCGCCTTCGGGTCAGACGTGCCATTGATCTGCCCCATGAGCGACTGGATCTGCGTCAGACGGGCCTTGGCGCCGTCATAGGCGCGAAGGCCCGTGGCTTTGTCGGTGGCTGCTGCTTCGCGGCTGCGCTGCATGAACTGTTGTTCGCGGTCGGCGATGGTCCCGCTCATCTGCTCGTCGGCGAGGATCTGCGATAGCGTGCCCGAGATCCCCGCGTAGCCGCCGCCGGCGGCCGTCTGGTAGATCGTCTTCCAGTCGTCGGGCAAGTATTGCGGCAGACCCGGATTTGCCAGCAGCGAGCCGAGGCCGCGGCTGCCAGTCATCGACTGATAGGTGCTTTCGAGCTGCTGCAGTTGCTGCTGCGCCTGCTGGATCTGCTCGGCCATCTGCTGATACTGCTGCGCCCAGGCGAGCACCTGCTGAATCGACTGCGCCAAGTTGGCGCCGTCGATCACAGGGATGCCGGCGTGCGCGCTGCTGCCGAAAACGAGGCCTGCTGCCAGGGCGAGGGTGCGAAGGATCTTCTTCATGATGCTCAACTCCTTTTTGAACGAACGCGGGTGAGGTAGTGCGGAATCCAGGTCGCCGGGTCTTCGCCGACTTCGGCGATCACTTCCTCGGCGATCTCGGCGTTATCGGGGGTGCCCGAGAGGATCAGAAGCTCGTCATCGAAGCCGTCAAGGTTCAGCTCCGCGACGGCCGAGTTGTCGCCCTGCTTGACCAGGAAGCGGCGGCTGCGCTCGCCGAGCCCCTTCACCAACTCGAACTCGGCCGGCGAGAGCTTGAAGCCCTCGATGTATTCCTTGCGGTCGGCGCTGGGGTTGGGCAAGAACACGAACGTCGCGCACTGCTGCACCAGGGTCTTGGCGATCGGGCTGTCGAGCACGGCGCCAGGCTCTTGGGTGGCGAACACGAAAATGCCGTTCTGCTTCCGGATGACGCGCTGCTTGTTCTGCGCCAGATCTTGGAAATACTCGTCCTCGAGCGGCTTCTGAAACTCGTCGAACATGTAGACGAAGCGGCGGCCGTCGATCATGCCCTCGGTCCGATAGATGAGGTACATCATCAACGCCGGGCGGATTTCGTCGTTCTCAAGGAAGTCCGTCACATCGAAGCCATAGAGTTGATGCGTCGTCAGGTCGAGCACGTCGTGCTCGTTGTCGAACAACCACCCGTAGTCACCGCCTTCGCACCACTTCAGGAGACGCGCGTGCACCGAAGGGCGGGCATCCAGCTCGTCACGGATCGGGTTCGGCAGGGCCTGCAGCAGCACCGACAGACGGCGCAGCGGCGGGTCGATGTGCACCATCAGCGTCTTGAGCGCCTGGTCGATTTCGACCTCATCGTTGTGTGTGACCGGCTCGCCGCCGGCGCTGGCCAGTCGCTTGACGAACTGCTTGAGAAAAATCAGGTTGGCCGGTGTCGGCTCGAGCTGGAAGGGATTGAAACCGGCCGGCTCTCCGCTCTTGAGCGGCAGGTAG from Denitromonas sp. includes the following:
- the virB5 gene encoding P-type DNA transfer protein VirB5, with amino-acid sequence MKKILRTLALAAGLVFGSSAHAGIPVIDGANLAQSIQQVLAWAQQYQQMAEQIQQAQQQLQQLESTYQSMTGSRGLGSLLANPGLPQYLPDDWKTIYQTAAGGGYAGISGTLSQILADEQMSGTIADREQQFMQRSREAAATDKATGLRAYDGAKARLTQIQSLMGQINGTSDPKAIAELQARIQAEQAAIDNEATKLQMVAMLQQAEQRLIAEQRQDTNLRILSSTNTTMPGIK